Proteins encoded in a region of the Uloborus diversus isolate 005 chromosome 1, Udiv.v.3.1, whole genome shotgun sequence genome:
- the LOC129219826 gene encoding oocyte zinc finger protein XlCOF6-like, which translates to MERHVRKHTGERPFVCQACGKAFSRKESLKCSYTTFNKGMMERHTRKHTGERPFLCQACGKAFSRKDGLKYHTIQAHSEIL; encoded by the exons ATGGAACGACATGTGAGAAAGCACACCGGAGAACGTCCATTCGTTTGTCAAGCATGTGGAAAAGCTTTCTCGCGTAAAGAGAGTTTAAA ATGTTCATACACTACATTTAATAAAGGTATGATGGAAAGACATACGAGAAAGCACACTGGAGAACGTCCCTTTCTTTGTCAAGCATGTGGAAAAGCTTTCTCTCGTAAAGATGGTTTAAAATATCACACAATTCAAGCTCAttcagaaattttataa